DNA sequence from the Sneathiella sp. P13V-1 genome:
AAAACGAAATTACCGACAAGCAATATATCAACCAATCTGCTGTTCTGGAGAACCGGGCGCAACTCGTAGAACGGCTATTTAACAGCACTGACAGTGATGATGTGCTTCATTTCTAAATAATGGAATTAAAGTAAATGACTGAAATGAACAAACAATGGCTTCTGAAATCCCGCCCAGTAGGCGAACCTACTCTTGATAACTGGGAGTTTGTCGAAACACCAGTTCCTACACCAGGTGAAGGTGAGATGCTGCTGAAGACAATCTATATGTCTTTGGATCCTTACATGCGCGGTCGCATGAATGCGAGCAAAAGCTACGCGGCGAGCGCTGAAATTGGCGAGCCAATGAGTGGTACTGGTGTTTCTGTCGTCGTTAAAAGCAACAACGACAAATTCAGAGAAGGGGACTATGTGGTTTCTCATACTTTGTGGCAGTCCCACTCCATTTCCAATGGTCAAGGTGTCATGAAAGTGGATCCAGCCAATGCGCCAATTTCTACAGGTGTAGGTATTCTGGGGATGCCAGGATTGACCGCTTATGTTGGTCTTTTGGATATCGGTCAGCCAAAAGAAGGTGAGACAGTTGTGGTTTCAGCAGCGTCCGGTGCTGTTGGCTCCATCGTAAGCCAGATTGCGAAACTTAAAGGATGCCGTGTTGTTGGTGTGGCTGGTTCTGACGACAAATGTAGATATGTTGAAGAAGAACTGGGGGCGGATGTCTGCGTAAATTACAAAGACGACGACTTCGAAGCCAAACTTGAAGCCGCGTGCCCGAACGGTATCGACGTATATTTTGAAAATGTGGGCGGTCGCGTGTTTGACGCGGTATTTCCATTGATGAATGACTTCGCCCGTATTCCGCTTTGTGGCCGTATCGCTAACTACAACATGACAGGCGATCCAGACGGTCCGAACAAGCTTCCAGCCTTTTTTGGATCCATGCTCGTTAAACGAATTCTTCTAAAGGGTTTCATAAGTTTTGATCACTATGATCGCTTCCCGGATGTGGTTCGGGATCTTGGAAACTGGATCAGAACCGGTGAAGTTAAGTATAAAGAAGACATCGTACAGGGTATTGAAAACGCTCCAGAAGCGTTTCTCGGTTTGTTGAAAGGTAAGAATTTTGGAAAGCTGCTTGTGCAGGTTTCTGATGATCCAACTCGGGGTTAACACCCCTCCAAAAACAGTCAAACCTTGGAAGGATTTATTGAATGACTGCTATTACGGAAAAAGTAAGTTACGAAGCAGAGGGTGATGTTGGTGTGATCACGGTGGATAACCCACCGGTAAATGCCCTTGCCGCTGCTGTGCGTGCCGGTATCAAAGGTGGTATCGAAGCTGCCAACGCGGATGATAGTGTTAGCTCCATTGTACTTGTATGTGCAGGACGTACCTTCATCGCGGGCGCTGATATCACCGAATTTGGTAAGCCACCTCAAGAGCCTAACTTGAACGCGGTGATCTCTGCGATTGAAGAAAGCTCTAAGCCCGTTGTTGCGGCAATCCACGGTACTGCGCTTGGTGGTGGACTGGAAACAGCACTTGGTTGTCATTATCGCGTCTGTAGCCCAGCGGCGCAAGTTGGCCTGCCAGAAGTTAAACTTGGTATTTTACCAGGTGCAGGTGGCACGCAGCGTCTGCCACGTGTTGTTGGCGTTCCAATGGCATTGCAGATGATCACAAGCGGGGCGCCAATTAAAGCGCAGAAAGCACTTGAAGTTGGTCTGGTAAGTGAAATTGTCGATGGTGACCTTAAAGAAGGTGCCATTGCATTTGCTAAATCTGTCGTTGCAGAAGGTCGTCCGCTGGTGAAAATCAGTGAACAGAATGACAAGTTGCAAGAAGCAAAAGACAATCCTGCAATCTTTGATGATTTCCGTAAATCTATCGCCCGCCGCACACGTGGTTTCCAGGCTCCTGAAAACTGCATCAAGGCAATTGAAGGCGCTGTGAAACTTCCTTTCCCAGAAGGATTGAAGCGTGAACGTGAGTTGTTCATGGAACTGATGACCGGTGAGCAATCCATCAGTCAACGTTACATGTTCTTCGCAGAACGTCAGGCTATGAAGATCCCTGATGTGCCACGTGAGACCAAAACTTTTGATATCAATTCTTGTGGTATCATTGGTGCGGGCACCATGGGCGGCGGTATCGCCATGAACTTCCTTCAGGCTGGTATTCCAGTAACCATTGTTGAAACTTCTCAGGAAGGTTTGGATAAAGGCCTTGAAATCATCCGCAAAAACTATGCGGCAACCGTTTCAAAAGGCCGCATGAGCCAAGCCGCCATGGATCAATGCATGGGGCTTCTGACAGGGACTACGAACCTGGAAGATGTTGCGGATGTAGATATCGTAATCGAAGCCATCTTCGAAAATATGGAAGTGAAAAAAGAGCTGTTCGAGAAACTGGACGGTATCTGTAAAGACGGTGCCATTTTGGCAACCAATACTTCTACATTGGACATTGATGAAATCGGCAGCGTCACCAAACGTCCTGAATTTGTTATCGGTCTGCACTTCTTTAGCCCAGCGAACGTTATGCGTCTGTTGGAAGAAGTGCGTACCAAGAAGACAAGTAAGGAAGTTATGGCAACCTGTATGAACCTTGCAAAACGCATTGGTAAGGTTCCGGCCATGGTTGGTGTATGTGAAGGTTTTGTGGGTAACCGTATCCTTCACCGTCGTTCCGAACAGGCAACAGCCCTGATTATGGAAGGTGCACTGCCACAAGATGTGGACCGCGTTCTGTTTGATTTTGGTCTTCCAATGGGTCCATTTGCCATGTCTGACTTGGCAGGTAATGATGTTGGATGGCGTATCCGCCAAGGTAAGGGGGAGACAAGCCCTGTTGCTGACAAGATCTGTGAAATGGGTCGTTTTGGTCAGAAAACCGGTTCCGGTTATTACCTTTATGAAGAGGGGAGCCGTACACCGAAGCCTGATCCTGTTGTGGAAGAAATCATTGTCAATGCTTCAAAAGAAGCTGGCATTGAACGCCGCGAGATTTCTGATGAAGAAATTCTGGAACGCTGCATTTATCCAATGATCAATGAAGGCGCTAAAATCCTTGAAGAAGGTATTGCGGCCCGTCCAAGTGACATTGATGTGATCTGGGTTTACGGCTATGGCTGGCCTGTATATCGCGGTGGCCCTATGCGCTATGGCGACGCAACTGGCCTTCAGAAAGTTTATGACAAACTTTGTGAATATCAGAAAACACATGGTGACTTCTTCAAACCGGCTAAGCTTCTTGAGAAGCTGGTTAAAGAAGGAAAAGGTTTTGTAGATCTGTAAGCGACACAAATCATTAGAAAAGCCCCGCATATTGCGGGGTTTTTTTTAGGTTGATGTTTGTTCTTTCCGATAGGTTCGAAGCATGTAAATTGCAGGGACAAGGGCAAGTGCAAACACGGTTGCGGTGATCATAAAGACATCCTGAAAAGTGTGGGTCATGATTTCAACTGTTTGGCCCTGATTAAGTGGTCCGCTGGCATTTATCTTGGCTTCGGCCACATAACCGTTTGTTTTGGCAGTGATCAAAATTGCGGTGAGATTAACCCCGATGGAGCCGCCGACCATCCGCACAAAATTAAGCGATCCTGAAGCTTGCGTCACTCGGTTGGGAGGAACGGATGAAAGGCCAAAGGTGCTGTAGGATGGCATAACAAAACCAAGGCCAACACGTCCCACAATAATCCAACCCGCCAGATAGAGATAATCCGTGTTTTGTTCCGAATAGCTCAGGATAAAAGTTGAGACGATAAAGAGAACTTGACCAAAAAGGATCAGTCGATGGGCAGGCATGATGTCAATCAAACGTCCAACGACGGGAAATACGATGACCATCAACAGGCCAGCGGGGAAAAGGACCATTCCAGCGTCTGTAGCCGACGCCCCTTGAACAGTTCGGGCAAATAAGGGAATGGCATAAAAACTGGAAAACAGCCCCGCACTTGTGAAAACACCAATCATCGTGGCGGAAGAAAACTTTAGGTTCTTAAAAAGCCTGAGATCCACAAGAGGATTTGCGCTTGTCCAGTCGCGCCGGAAGAACAAAGTAAACCCGATACAGGCGATTAAGAAGTAAGGATAAACTTTTATGCTGGTTACTGAATTAAATTGCGTATTGGTAAAGGCCGTAAGCAATGCTGCCACTGAAAGTGCGATCAGTATAAAACTCAGCATATTGAAACGTACTTTCTCACGCTCCCCAGATCGGTTGGGCAGGAATACAAACCCGAGAAGAGCGGAAAGCAGGGCGAGGGGGATCACCAAGGAAAAAGTAGTATGCCAATCCATGCTGTCAGTAACGATCCCGCCAATAACCGGACCAAAGGCGGGGCCTATCACAACACCCATTCCGAACAGACCCATGGCTCGTCCCCGCATATTTGCAGGAAAGAGAAGAAAAATAAGGGACATGGATAGAGGTTGCAGGATACCCGCGCCTGCACCTTGAAGAAGTCGCGCGATAACAAGAATGGGAAAATTAAAAGATTGCCAACCGAGCAAACTGCCAACCACGAAAACACCAATAGCAATAAGAAAGGTCGCCCGCGTGCCAAACTGGCTTACCAGCCAGGCAGTTGCCAGCATGGCAATGCTACTGGCGCATAGAAAACCTGTTGAAAGCCACTGCGCGTCACCTTGCGAAATTCCAAAGGTTGCCATTACATCTGTCAGGGCCACATTGACCATCGTCGATGAAAAAATGGTAGTCAAGAGGCCCAGAACAACAGCACCACCAGCCATCCATTTATACGCTTCGCCATATCTAGCCTGCAAATATTCATTTCGGGATTGGCCGGATGCATCGCTCATTATTCGCTGCCAAATTCTTTCCTAAGTGCCGCATTATGTTCGCCCAAGGCGGGAATTGGGCCGTAACTTTCCTCATCACCTGCAAATCTAATCGGTGAGGAGATGAGGCTGACAGGTCCATTTTCAGATTGGACCTCCGTTCGTTCCAATTGTGGATGGTCGATAAGATCAGCAACTGTGTTTAGAGACCCAAAGGCAATGCGAGCCTTTAAAAGCTTATCTGTCAGGACATTTCTTTCTTGCGTTGCGAATATATCCAGAATTTCCTGACGAAGCTGTTCCCGGTTAGCAACCCGAAGCTCATTATTGGCATAATCTGGATGGTCTACAAAATCAGGACGATCCAGAACCTGTTCACACAAGTTTTTCCATTCGGTCTGATTTTGAATGGAGATCACGATTTCACCGCCATCTTTTGCCGTGAAGGCCTCATAAGGAGCAATTGAAGGATGACTTAACCCACCACGTCCCGGCGCCTTGCCACCATATTGCTGATGGAGAAGAGGGACCGTCATCCAATCTGCCATCCCGGCAAATAATGTGGATTTAATGGATTTGCCTTTTCCGGTCGTCTTCCTCTCATAAAGGGCTTCCAATACAGCAACAAGGCCATGCATACCCGCTGCAATATCACAAACTGAGACACCAACCCTTCCGGGTTCCTGCGGTGACCCAGTCACCATGGCTAGACCTGTTTCAGATTGAACCAGCATGTCGTAGGCCTTCATTTTGGCAAATGGTCCATCTTCACCATATCCGGAAATATCAACTGTAATCAGTCTTTTATTGGTAGCGCGTAGGTTCTCACTGTCCAAATCGTATTTGTCCACTACATTAGGGGCAAGGTTTTGAATAAACACATCCGCTTTGCTAATAATTTTTTTCAGTAAAGCAAGATCTTCGTCCTTTTTTATATCCAATTGGAGGGATTCTTTGCCTCTGTTGAGCCAGACAAAATAGGCGCTTTGACCATTGACGACACTGTCGTAATAGCGTGCGAAATCGCCTTCGGGCCGTTCAATTTTGATTACGCGCGCACCGGCATCAGCAAGGCGCGAAGAAAGGTAAGGGGCCGCAACGGCCTGTTCCAGTGAGACCACAAGGATATCGTTCAAAGGTCGTGACATTATTGTTCTTTATTGGTTGAGGCAGGTATGAGACACTATTGTTTAATATGCGCCAGTATAACTGTTTTACTAAGCCCGTAATAAGAAAAAAGACTTTTGGTTTGGTAATTAATTGGCTCGATTGTTAAATGTAATCATTTTGTTAGGGATTTAGAACTTAATGTAGTTGAATAAATAAGGGCGGAAACAGTAATGATGTACAGAAAAGCTATGACATTAGTAGCGACCCTTGCTGCAATGCTAACCATATTCGTCCATGCCGAATATGCATTTTCAGCTGAACAAAGCACAACATATTGGACTGTTGACGAATATCTCTCCAATAACCCTTCACAGGTTGATTTATCTGAAAGTTTCGAAAAGAAAATTCAGAGCGCCGTTTCGGGTAAATCCAAAGTTACAACCCCAGTTAAGATCGTGATGGTATTACCTGGATTGCAGGTATCCGATTACTGGCGTCGCAGCATTACTTCAATGGAAGAACGGCTTAAAGAACATGGTGTTGACTATGTGCTGAAAACACATTTTACAAAGCCCGGTGATGTGTTCCGTGAACAGAGTAAAGTACTCATTCAGTATTTGAGTGAAGATCCTGATTATGTTGTTTTCACGCTTAATGCGGATCAACATAAAACGTTAATTAGTCAGCTTATCAGAAAACCAAAAATAAAGGTAATGCTGCAGAATATTACAACTCCCTTAAAAACTTTTGGCGCGAGGCAACCTTTTCTGTATGTGGGTTTTGACCACCGTATCGGGACTGAGCAGCTCGCGCAGGTTTATTTAAAGCGTTTTGGTGGAAAAGCGAAGTTTGCCATATTGTATGGAGAGAAGGGATATGTCAGTGAAATGCGATGCGGCGCCTTTGAGGATTTAATGAGAGCCCATCCGGAGATGATTCAACTGACAACTTACCATGTGGGTTTTAACCGTGAAAAAGCGTACCTTGCGACAAAAGATGTTTTAACTGCCCATCCTGATATAGATTTTGTTTTCAGTTGCTCAACAGATATTGCTTTTGGTGCGATAGATGCCATCAAAGAAGCAGGTAAGCAAGACAGGGTGATCACTAATGGCTGGGGGGGAGGATCCGCGGAGTTGCAGGCCATTGAAGATAAAGAACTAGCCTTTACTATTATGCGGATGAATGATGATAATGGCGTAGCGATGGCCGAGGCAATCGTCATGGACATTAACAAATTGGGTGAAAAGGTTCCCGTCATCTACTCAGGATCAATGGTCATCGTTGATCAAAAAACAAGTGTAAATCGTATTATGGAACTTAAAACGCGTGCCTTTAGATACTCAAAATGAGAAAGTAAAAAAGGGAATTAAACTCCAGCTCCTGCTGGCGGGAGGGTTGTTTAGTGTTCTGACGCTGGTGACGCTTGCCATTCTGGTTGTCACGTTTTTCAGTTCCAGCCTGGTTATAGATAACGAACGGCAGCAGATTTCAGGGAAAAGTGGTGCTATCGCTGATCTCGTCCTGGAAAAACGCATGGATGCCTCTCGACAGTTTGCTGATTTGATCGCGGAAGAAGTTGCGACCAAACAAGCTGACAATCTGGAAGAAATTTATAGCTATATTGAAGCGGCGTTCTATACCCAGAAAGAGGGGAGTGTCGATTATGTCGCGCTATTGACAGAGCACGGCGATATTGTTGAGGAAATTCATATTCAACTGAACCAATTTCCGTCCATCCGTGAGCAGATTTCCAAAATGCGGACAAGCAGGAATTTGTGGAATATCGCAATTGAGCCTGAAAATAATCGTAATACTGCACAAGTACTTGTCTACTACAAAACAGAACTTCTAAATAAAAGGACGGGTAAGGTGGATGGATACATCCTTTCCGGCCTTTTTCTGAATGACAATGTGACGCTTTTGGAGGAAATAAAGAAAAGGACGAATGCAGATTTTGTATCCTTGGTGGTTCAGGGGTTTGAAGTCAGTAAATTTGGCGAACCTAAAGACGGAATAAGTTATTCGTCGGGGGCTGCAAAAATTGTAGAAAATAATAAAGATGAACTTTTCTTTGCTCCTCGTATTTTAGAGGATGTATTCCCTGACAGTGGACTTGTCGTATTTGTCCACTATCACACCCTCGGATACCAACCTCTATCAAATCTTTATGTGGTTTCTGCCGCGCTCGGTTTTGTTGTCATCTTCATACTGTCCATATTTGCCTATTACATTGGGAAAAGTTTCATTGTTTCTCCGATCAAGCAACTTAGTAGTTATTCAAAAAGGCTGGAGAAAAGGGATAAACATGCGCCCACACCCAAGTTTGCGGCGGAAGAGTTTAATGACCTGACCAATAACTTGAAGAGTGTTTTCACTAATTTTATCGAAAGCGAGAAGAGATTTCAGGATTTCGCCAGTGTCACCTCAAACTCCATGTGGGAGACCGACTCTGAGCATAGGTATACCTTTATTTCACGGGATAAGAATGCCTCACAACCAACCCGGTATGGATCGCTGGTCGGATTAAGGCGATGGGAAGTGGAAGGTGTAGATTTCGACTATTCAGATTGGGAAGCACATAAAGTTGAAATCAGAGATAGAAAACATTTCCGGAATTTCATTTTCAGGCGCGTAAATCCTGTTGGTGAAATGGAATATTGGAGCTGTTCCGGTAAACCGATAATCAACGAAAGGGGTGACTTCCTAGGGTATAGAGGGACATCCACAAATATCACCGCAGAGTATCTGGCGCAGGAGGAAGCTGAACGTATTCAGGAACAGCTTCGTCAATCTCAAAAGTTGGAGGTTGTTGGGCAGCTAACCGGCGGTATCGCCCATGATTTTAATAACCTTCTTGCCGTGGTTATTGGTAATCTGGAGCTTGCTCTTGAAAATGAAAGCCTGAATGCAAGCACAAAGAAACTTCTCAACGATGCGTTTCGTGGGGCAGAAAGAGGTGCCTCTCTTACGCATCAGCTGTTGGCCTATTCCAGGCAACAAACCCTAACACCATCCGTTGTAAAGCCAGATAATATTGTCAGTGGCATGTACAGCTTATTTACCCGTGCTGTTGGGGAAAGTATTTCTCTCAAGACGTTTCTGGAGAATAAATGGTCTGTGTATATTGACCCTAACGAGCTTGAAAATGCATTGATGAACCTTCTTGTGAACGCCCGGGACGCAATGCCCGAGGGAGGTGACATTTCCATCGAGAGCTTTGATGTCGCCATCGAAAAGGATTTTCATGCTACAGGGAGTGATATCGAAGCTGGTGAATATGTTTGTATAGTGGTAACGGACAGTGGTTCTGGGATGAGCAAAGAAATTCAGGAACGAATTTTTGAGCCGTTCTTCACAACAAAAGAGGTTGGAAAAGGTAGTGGCCTTGGCCTGAGTATGGTGTTTGGTTTCGCTAAACAGTCTGGTGGTCACATCAGCATTTATAGCGAAGAAGGAGTTGGCACCAGTATTAAACTCTACTTGCCAAGGGCCCTGCAGGAAGAAGAGAAAGCCACTAAATCAAGGGATGTAATTAGATTTGGGAATGGCGAAACTGTTCTGGTCATTGAAGATGATGTGAAAGTCGCAGAAATGATTTCCAAACAGCTTCGGTCGATCGGATATGTACCTGATGTCTATGTGGATTCGGAAGCTGGAATTCTGGCGCTCGAGAAAGATCAAGCGGACATTCTGCTCGTCGATGTCATTATGCCTGGAAGATTCTCCGGGTTTGATGTTGTGGAGCATGTGAAAGATAGATATCCGGGTCTTCCTTATGTTTTGATGTCGGGTTTTACAGGGAATAACCTGCCGACGGGTCAAAAGGACAAGGTGGTCATAGAGAACATCCTCATGAAGCCATTTAGTAAAGTTCAGTTATCAGAAGCACTATACGTAGCGCGAATGCAAAACCCTGTATTGAAAAAGGCGAACCTGTAAAGGTTCGCCTCTTTTTTTATCAGATGCTGTAACCAGCCTTGGTAATTGGGAGTTGTCTTAACCGGTCTCCATTGGCTTGAAATATGGCGTTCGTAACCGCCGCCGCGATGGGAGGCGTCCCTGGTTCTCCCACACCGCCCATGGGTCTTCCAGACGGGGCAAGTTCAACAATGATCTCAGGGCAAGTTTCCATAGTCACCATCTGGTAGTCAGGGAAATTGCCTTGGACGACTTTTCCGCCATCCAGATTGATATCACCATATAGGGCAGCCGTTAGGCCAAATATGATGCCACTTTCCATCTGCGCGATGACCGTATCCGGGTTCACAATAGTACCGCAATCTACAACGCAATATACCTTGTCAACTGACAGGTTCTTGTCGGCATCCACCGAAACTTCAGCTACCTGACCCACGATACTGCCAAAGGATTCATGCAAGGAAACACCGCGGCCCTTACCTTTACCAAGCGGGGATGACCAATTGCTGAGTTTTGCAAGTTTTTGTAAAACGTCACTGAAATCCTTGTGATCTGACAGATGTTTCATTCTGAAGTCAATGGGATCAGCGCCCGTTTTGGCAGCCAGTTCGTCCATAAAACTTTCCGTAAAGAAAGCGTTATATGAATGGCCAACGCTACGCCAGTATCCGACAGGAACAGGAGTAGGGGACGGGAAATGCTCAACCAGCTTGTTCGCAAACTGATAGGGCATGTCTGCCGAGCCTTCAGCCGTCGTATTGTCCGGCATGTCAGAGCCCGCCCATGGAAGCAGACGTTGTGTAAATTGACGGGTGATTGAGGGGCTGGCGATCTGATTGTGAAATGCGTCGATCTGGCCATCTTTACCAAGGGCGGCAGAGAATTTTGACAGAGCAGCCGGTCGATACATGTCATGCTGCATATCCTGTTCTCTGGTCCAAATGAGTTTTACAGGCTTATCTTTGTATTCCTTTGCAATCTTCACTGCCATGACAAGGAAATCGACTTCTGCACGGCGGCCAAATCCACCACCCAGATAAGTGGTGTTTACTTTCACATTTTCTGCAGGAACATCAGCGGCTTGTTCAGCCAGCCATGCGGCCAAAGTTGCGGATTGATGTGCAACCCAGACTTCAACACTGTCATCACCAACTTTCGCTGTACAGTTCATCGGTTCCATTGTGGCATGTGCAAGGAAGGGCACTTTATATTCTGCTTGAAGTTTGTCGCCGCTGTTTTCAAGGGCAGTGATGGTATCACCTTCATCCACATAACTACGACCATCCCCGGCTGCGATATTTTTTTCAAACATGCCGTAGATATTGTCCATGTCGAGGCTGCCATTGCCACCGTCATCAAAGGTGACTTCAATTTCTTCCACCGCCATTTTTGCACGCCAGAAGCTGTCTGCGATAACAGCCACAGCATTGTCGAGCTTAACTGTTTTCAGAACACCTGGCATTTTCTTTGCTGCGGTGTCATCCCAGCTTTTGACAGTTCCCCCAAATACAGGGGCAATTCTGACAGCCGCGAAACCCATGTCCGGTAAAACAACGTCAACGCCAAATCCGGCACTCCCATCCACCTTAGATGGCAGATCCAGTCGTTTCTGGCTTTTACCGATGATTTTCCAGTCTTTAGGATCTTTAAGAGGGATATCCCGATCCAGTTTGATTTTCGAAGCATCTTCCACAAGTTCAGCATAAGTAGCTGATTTGTCGCCAGATCTGGTTTTGATTTCCCCATTTACGGCAACACATTGATCTGCAGATATTCCCCATTTTGTGGCGGCAGCTTGGATAAGCATTTCACGGGCAGTGGCACCCGCGTGACGCATCGGCTCCCAGAAGTTTCGAACACTCGTACTTCCACCGGTAACTTGCAAGCCAAGCATTTCGCCAACATTTCTCATCAGCCACGCACCTGCAGTGGCTTCCCCTTTATGGTGACCATCTGAGAAGGGTAAGCTATCCATGACAGCAACGACGTTGGCGTATTTTGGATCAACCGGTGCAGCCTCTGGCGTTACTTTATCTAAATCGACTTCAAGCTCTTCAGCAACGAGCATTGAAAGGGCGGTGTAAATTCCCTGTCCCATTTCTGCCTGGGAAATGGCAACGGTGATCTTTCCGTCGGTATTTATTTTTACCCAAGCATTTAACGGATATTCGCCTGCTGCGGCTGTTTTCTCAAAAACTGAAACGCCATCATCACCGCCCAGAGCATAAGCGACAGCTATACCGCCACCAACAAGCCCACCTGCGATCAGGAAGTTTCTGCGTGTCATCATTTTTGGCATGATATCAGGCTCCTGTCTGGATTTTTACGGCTTCGTGGATGGCTTTACGGATACGGGGGTACGTACCGCAGCGACAGATATTCGTGATAGAGGCATCTATATCTTCATCTGTCGGATTTGGATTTTCCTCCAACAACGCGCTCACAGCCATGATCATGCCAGATTGACAATAGCCACATTGAGGTACCTGTTCTTGAAGCCATGCCATTTGAACGGCGGATTGTTTTTCTTGTCCAATCCCTTCGATAGTTGTTATGTCTTTGCCGGCTGCTTCCTCAAGCGTGTATGAACAGGAGCGTACAGCCTCACCATCCACATGAACCGTGCAAGCCCCGCATGCACCTACACCGCACCCAAATTTGGTGCCTGTCAACTTGACAGTATCTCTTAATACCCACAGAAGAGGGGTATCCGCCTCCGCGTCAACACTCGTTGGTTGACCATTTATGTTGAGATTTATCATTATCTTGTGTCCCGGCAAAATTAAATGACCACTGGTCATTATAATGTTGGAATTCATCCAAACAAGTCAATATAATAATTTGGTGATAATTGGCTTTTAATCAGATTACCTATTAGATAGATATAGCGTGTTGCTTCTTCTAGGGCGTAGTAATTGATGAATAAAGTGTTGGGAAAACGGGCTGTAAGCGAGCAGCAAAAAGGTGTGCGCCGGGAAAGTGTACTGTCGGCTGCAAGGCGCCTTTTTATAGATGCA
Encoded proteins:
- a CDS encoding NADP-dependent oxidoreductase, which produces MTEMNKQWLLKSRPVGEPTLDNWEFVETPVPTPGEGEMLLKTIYMSLDPYMRGRMNASKSYAASAEIGEPMSGTGVSVVVKSNNDKFREGDYVVSHTLWQSHSISNGQGVMKVDPANAPISTGVGILGMPGLTAYVGLLDIGQPKEGETVVVSAASGAVGSIVSQIAKLKGCRVVGVAGSDDKCRYVEEELGADVCVNYKDDDFEAKLEAACPNGIDVYFENVGGRVFDAVFPLMNDFARIPLCGRIANYNMTGDPDGPNKLPAFFGSMLVKRILLKGFISFDHYDRFPDVVRDLGNWIRTGEVKYKEDIVQGIENAPEAFLGLLKGKNFGKLLVQVSDDPTRG
- a CDS encoding 3-hydroxyacyl-CoA dehydrogenase NAD-binding domain-containing protein, producing the protein MTAITEKVSYEAEGDVGVITVDNPPVNALAAAVRAGIKGGIEAANADDSVSSIVLVCAGRTFIAGADITEFGKPPQEPNLNAVISAIEESSKPVVAAIHGTALGGGLETALGCHYRVCSPAAQVGLPEVKLGILPGAGGTQRLPRVVGVPMALQMITSGAPIKAQKALEVGLVSEIVDGDLKEGAIAFAKSVVAEGRPLVKISEQNDKLQEAKDNPAIFDDFRKSIARRTRGFQAPENCIKAIEGAVKLPFPEGLKRERELFMELMTGEQSISQRYMFFAERQAMKIPDVPRETKTFDINSCGIIGAGTMGGGIAMNFLQAGIPVTIVETSQEGLDKGLEIIRKNYAATVSKGRMSQAAMDQCMGLLTGTTNLEDVADVDIVIEAIFENMEVKKELFEKLDGICKDGAILATNTSTLDIDEIGSVTKRPEFVIGLHFFSPANVMRLLEEVRTKKTSKEVMATCMNLAKRIGKVPAMVGVCEGFVGNRILHRRSEQATALIMEGALPQDVDRVLFDFGLPMGPFAMSDLAGNDVGWRIRQGKGETSPVADKICEMGRFGQKTGSGYYLYEEGSRTPKPDPVVEEIIVNASKEAGIERREISDEEILERCIYPMINEGAKILEEGIAARPSDIDVIWVYGYGWPVYRGGPMRYGDATGLQKVYDKLCEYQKTHGDFFKPAKLLEKLVKEGKGFVDL
- a CDS encoding DHA2 family efflux MFS transporter permease subunit, with product MSDASGQSRNEYLQARYGEAYKWMAGGAVVLGLLTTIFSSTMVNVALTDVMATFGISQGDAQWLSTGFLCASSIAMLATAWLVSQFGTRATFLIAIGVFVVGSLLGWQSFNFPILVIARLLQGAGAGILQPLSMSLIFLLFPANMRGRAMGLFGMGVVIGPAFGPVIGGIVTDSMDWHTTFSLVIPLALLSALLGFVFLPNRSGEREKVRFNMLSFILIALSVAALLTAFTNTQFNSVTSIKVYPYFLIACIGFTLFFRRDWTSANPLVDLRLFKNLKFSSATMIGVFTSAGLFSSFYAIPLFARTVQGASATDAGMVLFPAGLLMVIVFPVVGRLIDIMPAHRLILFGQVLFIVSTFILSYSEQNTDYLYLAGWIIVGRVGLGFVMPSYSTFGLSSVPPNRVTQASGSLNFVRMVGGSIGVNLTAILITAKTNGYVAEAKINASGPLNQGQTVEIMTHTFQDVFMITATVFALALVPAIYMLRTYRKEQTST
- a CDS encoding CaiB/BaiF CoA transferase family protein; amino-acid sequence: MSRPLNDILVVSLEQAVAAPYLSSRLADAGARVIKIERPEGDFARYYDSVVNGQSAYFVWLNRGKESLQLDIKKDEDLALLKKIISKADVFIQNLAPNVVDKYDLDSENLRATNKRLITVDISGYGEDGPFAKMKAYDMLVQSETGLAMVTGSPQEPGRVGVSVCDIAAGMHGLVAVLEALYERKTTGKGKSIKSTLFAGMADWMTVPLLHQQYGGKAPGRGGLSHPSIAPYEAFTAKDGGEIVISIQNQTEWKNLCEQVLDRPDFVDHPDYANNELRVANREQLRQEILDIFATQERNVLTDKLLKARIAFGSLNTVADLIDHPQLERTEVQSENGPVSLISSPIRFAGDEESYGPIPALGEHNAALRKEFGSE
- a CDS encoding substrate-binding domain-containing protein, translating into MMYRKAMTLVATLAAMLTIFVHAEYAFSAEQSTTYWTVDEYLSNNPSQVDLSESFEKKIQSAVSGKSKVTTPVKIVMVLPGLQVSDYWRRSITSMEERLKEHGVDYVLKTHFTKPGDVFREQSKVLIQYLSEDPDYVVFTLNADQHKTLISQLIRKPKIKVMLQNITTPLKTFGARQPFLYVGFDHRIGTEQLAQVYLKRFGGKAKFAILYGEKGYVSEMRCGAFEDLMRAHPEMIQLTTYHVGFNREKAYLATKDVLTAHPDIDFVFSCSTDIAFGAIDAIKEAGKQDRVITNGWGGGSAELQAIEDKELAFTIMRMNDDNGVAMAEAIVMDINKLGEKVPVIYSGSMVIVDQKTSVNRIMELKTRAFRYSK